GACCCTTCCCGACTTCCCGCTCCGCCCCGCCACCCTCCTCGTGCGCGGCGGCCAGAACCGCTCCTCCTTCGACGAGATGTCGGACGCGCTGCACCTGACCTCGGGCTTCATGTACGAGAGCGCGGGCCAAGCGGAGGACACCTTCCTCGGCAACATCCAGCACTACCAGTACTCCCGCTTCGGCAACCCGACGATCGAGGCGCTGCAGAACAAGCTGGCGGCGCTGGAGGGGGCGGAGGCCTGCCGCGTCACCGCCTCCGGCATGGCCGCCGTCCACTCCGCGATGCTGTCCCACCTGAAGGCCGGGGACCGGGTGGTCGCCTCCCGCGCCCTCTTCGGCTCCTGCCACTGGATCGTCTCCACCCTGCTGCCGCGCTACGGCATCGAGACGGTCTTCGTGGACGGCACGGACCTCGACCAGTGGCGGGACGCCTTCCGCGAGCCCGCCGCGCTGGTGCTGCTGGAGACCCCCTCCAATCCCATGCTGGAGCTGGTGGACCTGCCGGCGGTGGCCGAGATGGCACACGCCGCCGGGGCGATCGTGGTGGTGGACAACGTCTTCGCCACGCCGCTGCTGCAGAAGCCGCTGGAGCTGGGCGCGGACGTGGTGGTGTATTCCGCCACCAAGCACTTCGACGGCCAGGGCCGCGTCCTCGGCGGCGCCGTGCTGGGCAGCCGCAAGTGGGTGGATGAGGTGCTGCAGCCCTTCATCCGCAACACCGGCCCTTCCATCTCGCCCTTCAACGCATGGGTGATCCTGAAGGGGCTGGAGACGCTGCACCTGCGCATCCCCGCCATGTGCGCGAACGCGGAGAAGCTGGC
This genomic window from Pararoseomonas sp. SCSIO 73927 contains:
- the metZ gene encoding O-succinylhomoserine sulfhydrylase; the encoded protein is MPRTLPDFPLRPATLLVRGGQNRSSFDEMSDALHLTSGFMYESAGQAEDTFLGNIQHYQYSRFGNPTIEALQNKLAALEGAEACRVTASGMAAVHSAMLSHLKAGDRVVASRALFGSCHWIVSTLLPRYGIETVFVDGTDLDQWRDAFREPAALVLLETPSNPMLELVDLPAVAEMAHAAGAIVVVDNVFATPLLQKPLELGADVVVYSATKHFDGQGRVLGGAVLGSRKWVDEVLQPFIRNTGPSISPFNAWVILKGLETLHLRIPAMCANAEKLAHFLAGRPEVSRSLYPFMDTHPQQALARKQMSAGGTLVTFDIDGGKDACFRVLDALKLIDISNNLGDARSMVTHPATTTHMKVGAEERARLGITDGTVRFSVGLEDPQDLIDDLTQALDGLRATGGGKAGGVARAASPDR